One genomic region from Jilunia laotingensis encodes:
- a CDS encoding transglutaminase domain-containing protein: MKTLIRLFLYSTLSVLLFSCSKTHFLKDEAYRRQVEADFALKKQQLPNGDLFAVFADSTLTTGEREALMFLYAYMPIGDITDYSGKYYLDQVRLSEQVRHEMPWGEIIPDDLYRHFVLPVRINNENLDESRQVFYDELKDRIKGLSMQDAILEVNHWCHEKVVYRPSDARTSSPLASVKTAYGRCGEESTFTVAALRSVGIPARQVYTPRWAHTDDNHAWVEAWADGKWYFFGACEPEPVLNLGWFNAPASRGMLMHTKVFGHYAGPEEIMFETPNYTEINVIDNYAPTAKTVVTVLDVNGNPVEGAKVEFKVYNYAEFYSVATKYTDKEGTASLTAGKGDILVWASKDDVFGYAKLSFGKDDKLTLKLDRKPGEVYSLALDMVPPVEGANIPEVTEEQRAQNDHRVAREDSIRNAYVATMMTEELAGKFAREYGMDSVQVTPLLVASRGNHQVLKDFLIAASKAESTGLSLGLFADKAGKKETALPLLGVISQKDLRDVSLEVLEDHFYNSKAGYVGEYYYADILSPRVANEMLTPYKKFFQEAVLTADADAFRKDPQLLVDWCKKNIQINNDINSQRIPISPVGVWKARVADEKSRDIFFVAIARSMGIPAWIDPVTGKIQYQDFTEENLKNGKTWDVDFEAEKQTQAPSGVLKATYQPIRSLGNPKYYSHFTLSRFEDGTFHLLNYDEEKTTWEELLKNGTRLDAGYYMLTTGTRLANGSVLTNVSFFNVEKDQDTTIELVMRESKDQVQVIGSFNSESLYLPVGFEEPQSILQTCGRGYFVVGVLGVGQEPTNHALKDIAALKDDFDKWGRHIVLLFPNEAQYKRFNPGEFPGLPSNLTYGIDTEGAIQKQITESMKLSGKTLPIFIIADTFNRVVFVSQGYTIGLGEQLMKVVHGL, encoded by the coding sequence ATGAAGACACTGATTCGTTTGTTTCTGTACTCGACCTTATCTGTTTTATTGTTTTCTTGTAGTAAAACTCATTTTTTGAAAGATGAGGCATATCGTCGGCAAGTGGAGGCCGATTTTGCGCTTAAAAAGCAACAATTACCGAATGGTGATTTATTTGCTGTATTTGCTGATTCTACTTTAACCACTGGTGAACGTGAAGCATTGATGTTTCTTTATGCGTATATGCCTATTGGCGATATAACTGATTATTCAGGGAAGTATTATCTGGATCAAGTTCGTTTGTCCGAACAGGTACGGCATGAGATGCCGTGGGGAGAAATCATTCCAGATGATTTATATCGGCACTTTGTATTGCCTGTCCGTATTAATAATGAAAACCTAGATGAATCTCGCCAAGTCTTTTATGATGAATTGAAGGATCGCATCAAGGGACTTTCTATGCAAGATGCTATTCTTGAAGTGAATCACTGGTGTCATGAAAAGGTGGTTTATCGTCCCAGTGATGCTCGTACCAGTTCACCATTAGCCTCTGTTAAAACTGCATATGGCCGTTGTGGAGAAGAATCTACATTTACGGTAGCTGCTCTTCGTTCAGTGGGTATTCCTGCCCGTCAGGTTTATACGCCCCGTTGGGCACATACGGATGACAATCATGCTTGGGTGGAAGCTTGGGCAGATGGGAAATGGTATTTCTTCGGAGCTTGCGAACCCGAACCTGTATTAAACTTGGGATGGTTTAATGCTCCTGCCAGTCGGGGAATGTTGATGCATACAAAAGTATTTGGCCATTATGCCGGACCTGAAGAGATCATGTTTGAAACTCCTAATTATACGGAAATTAATGTGATAGATAATTATGCTCCTACTGCCAAAACAGTTGTGACTGTATTGGATGTAAATGGTAATCCCGTGGAGGGAGCTAAAGTAGAATTTAAAGTTTATAATTACGCTGAGTTTTATTCCGTTGCTACGAAATATACGGATAAGGAGGGAACTGCTTCGTTGACTGCCGGTAAAGGTGATATCTTGGTATGGGCTTCCAAAGACGATGTTTTCGGTTATGCTAAACTTTCTTTCGGCAAGGACGATAAGCTTACCCTTAAACTTGACCGGAAGCCGGGAGAGGTATATTCATTAGCTTTGGATATGGTTCCTCCCGTAGAAGGTGCAAATATTCCTGAAGTCACAGAGGAACAACGTGCGCAAAATGATCATCGTGTAGCACGGGAAGATTCGATACGAAACGCATATGTTGCCACTATGATGACGGAAGAACTTGCCGGTAAGTTTGCTAGGGAATATGGTATGGATTCTGTCCAGGTCACTCCACTGTTGGTTGCGTCAAGAGGTAATCATCAAGTGCTGAAGGATTTTCTAATTGCCGCTTCCAAAGCGGAATCTACGGGATTGTCATTAGGATTGTTTGCCGATAAGGCTGGAAAAAAGGAGACTGCGTTACCATTGCTTGGGGTGATCTCACAAAAAGACTTGCGTGATGTCAGTTTAGAAGTGCTGGAAGATCATTTTTATAATTCTAAAGCGGGATATGTCGGAGAGTATTATTATGCCGATATTCTCAGCCCTCGTGTGGCAAATGAAATGCTTACTCCTTATAAGAAATTTTTTCAGGAAGCTGTGTTGACGGCAGATGCCGATGCTTTCCGTAAAGATCCTCAATTGTTGGTAGATTGGTGTAAGAAAAACATTCAAATTAATAATGACATAAATTCTCAACGCATTCCGATTTCTCCGGTAGGTGTTTGGAAAGCACGTGTAGCCGATGAAAAATCACGTGATATATTCTTCGTTGCTATAGCTCGTTCAATGGGGATTCCTGCCTGGATTGACCCGGTTACGGGTAAAATTCAGTATCAGGATTTTACTGAAGAGAATCTGAAAAATGGCAAAACATGGGATGTGGATTTTGAAGCTGAAAAACAAACACAGGCACCTTCCGGTGTATTGAAAGCAACTTATCAGCCTATCCGTTCATTGGGCAATCCTAAATATTATTCTCATTTCACCCTTTCACGCTTCGAGGATGGAACGTTCCACTTGTTGAACTATGATGAAGAGAAGACTACTTGGGAGGAATTACTGAAAAACGGTACACGGCTGGATGCTGGATATTACATGCTTACTACCGGAACCCGCTTGGCTAATGGTTCGGTATTGACCAATGTCTCTTTCTTTAATGTAGAGAAAGATCAGGATACAACTATCGAATTAGTCATGCGTGAAAGCAAAGATCAAGTACAAGTGATCGGTAGCTTTAATTCGGAATCTCTTTATCTTCCCGTCGGATTTGAAGAACCACAGAGTATCTTGCAGACATGTGGACGCGGATATTTTGTGGTTGGCGTACTTGGTGTTGGGCAGGAACCTACTAACCACGCTTTAAAAGATATTGCCGCATTAAAGGATGATTTTGACAAATGGGGACGTCATATCGTATTGCTTTTCCCGAATGAGGCTCAATATAAGAGGTTTAATCCGGGTGAATTTCCCGGTTTGCCTTCAAATCTGACCTATGGTATCGATACGGAAGGAGCTATTCAGAAACAGATTACCGAATCCATGAAGTTGTCCGGTAAGACACTGCCCATATTCATTATTGCCGATACTTTCAACCGGGTGGTTTTTGTGTCGCAAGGTTATACTATCGGGCTTGGTGAACAGTTGATGAAAGTTGTTCACGGGCTATAA
- a CDS encoding patatin-like phospholipase family protein, translated as MRNRKVILVLSTGGARGLAHIGAIEELEKRGFEFTSIIGSSMGALVGAMLATGTMKECKEWFCTLNKRKLFRLADFTFSKEGLIKGDRILEMLRKLIPDCDIEHLPINYTAVATDIETEKEVAFRKGSLHSAIRASISIPMLFHPLKVEGRSLIDGGIGNPLPLNQVERKETDLVIAVNVNAPNSVSEKPDKRKNNYYKLLTESSRIMQQQIIRFSIEKYRPDIVVEIPGQSFDMLDFHKAPEIIELGREAMRTALNNSNCLPSMFQPPIL; from the coding sequence ATGCGTAACAGAAAAGTGATATTAGTGCTTTCTACTGGAGGAGCCCGTGGGCTGGCTCATATTGGGGCCATAGAAGAACTGGAAAAGCGGGGATTTGAATTTACTTCCATCATAGGAAGTTCTATGGGCGCTTTGGTAGGGGCCATGCTCGCTACGGGAACGATGAAGGAATGCAAAGAATGGTTCTGTACGCTCAACAAACGAAAGCTCTTCAGACTGGCAGACTTTACCTTCAGCAAAGAAGGGCTCATAAAAGGTGATCGCATTCTAGAAATGTTGCGAAAGCTCATTCCGGACTGCGACATCGAGCATTTACCCATCAATTATACGGCAGTCGCAACGGACATTGAAACGGAAAAAGAAGTGGCATTTAGAAAAGGAAGTCTGCACAGCGCCATTCGTGCCTCCATTTCCATTCCAATGCTGTTCCATCCTTTAAAGGTCGAGGGAAGATCACTGATAGATGGAGGAATTGGAAATCCGCTTCCACTAAACCAAGTAGAGCGGAAAGAAACGGACTTAGTGATCGCTGTAAATGTAAATGCTCCGAATTCTGTATCAGAAAAACCCGACAAGAGAAAAAACAATTATTATAAGCTTCTCACGGAATCATCAAGAATTATGCAGCAACAAATCATCCGTTTCAGTATTGAGAAATATCGCCCGGATATTGTAGTGGAGATTCCCGGACAATCATTTGACATGCTCGATTTTCATAAAGCACCCGAAATCATAGAATTAGGAAGAGAGGCAATGAGAACAGCTCTGAATAACAGCAATTGCCTCCCTTCCATGTTCCAACCTCCAATATTATAA
- a CDS encoding glycosyl hydrolase family 18 protein yields the protein MKKELLFTWMLFISCIAYAQDFIHATYLVGNSLKDVEKVKQIDYSQFQYIYLMAAPQWNQEDFGQPQENIIKHLVSDHQYAKDQGIEIVPLLIEEAHKNKTKVLLSFAGAGFNEIVSSIEKQKKFIDMMIRFIDKYNYDGIEIDWEQDLSLPLHAEFISNIRLKLDDLEKKRNDSKHLYLTTALHSWQVYHKELANKLASNVDWINIMTYDMGGGIWGNVPEHNTPLNKMEKELKNWKVFNRNKLCIGLANYGFIYKDLSPGIKIEGKLDKNGKYFSYNNMLPLLQKGWVEQYDKKAKVSYYFSPDKSEFITMENPKTILTKIQWITKEKYRGAFWWEFNYDIIYPTTQTGKIRHHLIDVVSKYLD from the coding sequence ATGAAAAAAGAGCTATTATTCACATGGATGTTATTTATTTCTTGTATCGCATATGCACAAGATTTTATTCACGCAACGTATTTGGTAGGAAATTCTTTAAAAGATGTGGAAAAGGTAAAACAGATCGATTATTCACAATTCCAATACATTTATTTAATGGCAGCTCCTCAGTGGAACCAGGAAGACTTTGGTCAACCTCAAGAAAATATAATAAAACACTTGGTAAGCGATCATCAATATGCAAAAGACCAAGGCATTGAAATCGTACCTCTGCTGATAGAAGAAGCCCATAAAAACAAAACTAAAGTTTTATTATCGTTTGCAGGAGCAGGATTCAATGAAATAGTATCTTCCATTGAAAAACAAAAGAAATTCATAGATATGATGATACGATTTATAGACAAATATAACTATGATGGAATCGAAATAGACTGGGAGCAAGACCTGTCCCTACCTCTACATGCCGAATTTATATCGAATATAAGGTTAAAACTGGATGACTTGGAGAAAAAACGCAATGATAGCAAACATCTTTATCTGACTACAGCTCTTCATTCCTGGCAAGTTTATCACAAAGAGCTTGCCAATAAGCTGGCATCAAATGTGGACTGGATTAATATTATGACTTATGATATGGGTGGTGGAATCTGGGGTAATGTTCCGGAACATAATACTCCACTTAATAAAATGGAGAAAGAACTTAAAAATTGGAAAGTATTCAATCGCAATAAACTTTGTATTGGTCTTGCAAATTACGGATTCATCTACAAAGACCTAAGTCCCGGAATAAAAATAGAAGGTAAACTGGACAAAAATGGAAAATATTTTAGTTACAACAATATGCTCCCACTTCTACAAAAAGGTTGGGTGGAACAATATGACAAAAAGGCTAAAGTATCTTATTACTTTTCTCCCGACAAATCAGAGTTTATAACAATGGAAAATCCCAAAACAATTTTGACCAAAATACAATGGATAACTAAAGAGAAATATAGAGGAGCTTTCTGGTGGGAATTTAATTACGATATAATTTATCCTACAACACAAACCGGAAAAATAAGACATCACTTGATAGATGTGGTCAGTAAGTATTTAGACTAA
- a CDS encoding cell division protein ZapA, translating to MNDKIKINLQIADSYYPITIDREEEELMREAAKQVNVRLNAYREHYKTLQPEKLIAMVAYQFAQENLKLRQRNDTEPYTVKIKELTEMLEEYFRGE from the coding sequence ATGAACGATAAAATAAAGATAAACCTGCAAATTGCAGACTCATACTATCCTATCACCATTGACCGTGAGGAGGAGGAATTAATGAGGGAAGCAGCTAAACAGGTGAATGTCAGACTCAATGCGTATCGGGAGCATTACAAAACCCTGCAACCTGAAAAACTAATAGCTATGGTAGCCTATCAGTTTGCACAGGAGAACCTGAAACTCAGGCAACGTAACGACACCGAGCCGTATACGGTCAAAATAAAAGAATTGACGGAAATGCTGGAAGAGTATTTCAGGGGTGAATAA
- the rny gene encoding ribonuclease Y: MLVTIVVVSIACFIVGGILSYVFFKYGLKAKYDNILKEAETEAEVIKKNKLLEVKEKFLNKKADLEKEVAMRNQKIQQAENKLKQREMALGQRQEELQRKKAEADAVRENLEAQLGIIDKKKDELEKLQHQEIEKLENISGLSAEEAKERLVESLKEEAKTEAQSYINDIMDDAKLTASKEAKRIVIQSIQRVATETAIKNSVTVFHIDNDDVKGRIIGREGRNIRALEAATGVEIVVDDTPEAIVLSAFDPVRREVARLALHQLVTDGRIHPARIEEVVAKVRKQVEEEIIETGKRTTIDLGIHGLHPELIRIIGKMKYRSSYGQNLLQHARETANLCAVMASELGLNPKKAKRAGLLHDIGKVPDEEPELPHALLGMKLAERFKEKPDICNAIGAHHDEIEMTSLLAPIVQVCDAISGARPGARREIVEAYIKRLNDLEQLAMSYQGVTKTYAIQAGRELRVIVGADKIDDKQTESLSGEIAKKIQDEMTYPGQVKITVIRETRAVSFAK; encoded by the coding sequence ATGTTAGTAACAATAGTAGTAGTATCCATTGCATGCTTCATCGTAGGAGGAATACTGTCATACGTATTCTTCAAATACGGACTGAAAGCTAAATACGACAACATCCTTAAGGAGGCGGAAACAGAAGCGGAAGTTATCAAGAAAAACAAGTTGCTGGAGGTTAAAGAGAAATTTCTCAATAAGAAAGCAGATTTGGAAAAAGAGGTGGCCATGCGCAATCAAAAAATACAGCAGGCTGAAAACAAATTGAAACAAAGGGAAATGGCTTTGGGACAACGTCAGGAAGAGTTGCAACGTAAAAAAGCGGAAGCTGACGCAGTAAGAGAAAACTTGGAAGCCCAACTGGGAATCATTGATAAAAAGAAAGATGAACTTGAAAAACTGCAACACCAAGAAATAGAAAAACTGGAAAACATTTCAGGGCTATCGGCAGAAGAAGCCAAAGAACGTTTGGTGGAGTCACTGAAGGAAGAAGCCAAAACCGAGGCACAATCCTATATCAACGATATCATGGATGATGCCAAACTAACGGCAAGCAAAGAGGCTAAACGAATCGTCATACAATCCATTCAACGGGTAGCTACAGAAACTGCTATAAAGAATTCAGTAACTGTGTTCCATATCGACAACGATGATGTCAAAGGTCGTATCATCGGACGTGAAGGGCGTAATATCCGCGCATTGGAAGCAGCTACGGGAGTTGAAATCGTAGTTGACGACACACCCGAAGCAATCGTTCTTTCAGCATTCGATCCGGTTCGCCGCGAAGTTGCCCGTCTGGCTCTGCATCAATTGGTAACAGACGGACGTATCCACCCGGCACGTATCGAAGAAGTAGTAGCCAAAGTGCGTAAACAGGTGGAAGAGGAAATTATCGAAACAGGTAAACGTACAACAATAGACCTCGGCATCCACGGCTTACACCCCGAACTGATTCGAATCATTGGTAAAATGAAATACCGTTCATCTTATGGTCAGAACCTGTTACAACATGCCCGTGAGACAGCCAATTTATGTGCTGTAATGGCATCGGAACTGGGACTGAATCCGAAGAAAGCCAAACGTGCGGGACTCCTCCATGATATCGGTAAAGTGCCCGATGAAGAACCAGAATTGCCACATGCACTGCTGGGTATGAAGCTAGCGGAAAGGTTCAAGGAGAAACCGGATATCTGTAATGCCATCGGAGCGCATCATGATGAAATAGAAATGACGAGTCTACTCGCCCCTATCGTACAGGTTTGCGATGCCATATCTGGCGCACGTCCGGGAGCGCGTCGCGAAATTGTCGAGGCTTATATCAAACGCCTCAACGATCTGGAACAATTGGCAATGTCTTATCAAGGAGTAACGAAAACATATGCCATTCAGGCCGGTCGCGAACTTCGTGTCATCGTAGGCGCGGACAAGATCGATGATAAGCAAACGGAAAGCTTGTCCGGTGAAATAGCCAAGAAGATTCAGGACGAAATGACGTATCCGGGACAAGTAAAGATCACTGTTATCCGCGAAACACGTGCAGTCAGCTTTGCTAAATAA
- a CDS encoding YfcC family protein yields the protein MLKRIPHTYTIISSVILLCAVLSWIIPAGEYVRQTVDVNGVLRTVIIDHSFHPVEQAPQTWQVFSALLDGFVHQAGIIAFLLIMGGAFQIMNSSRSIDAGILSFLDFTKGLEKYKFIRILGVNNVVISLIIILFSLFGAVFGMSEETLAFVIIIVPLAISMGYDSITGICMVYVAAHVGFSGAVLNPFTIGIAQGLSDLPLFSGFEYRIFCWVILTTILILFVLRYASVIRKNPKKSPMYAADEYWRKRGKGVAAQITCVTTRSAYIIYMLVLAALILFSVYYPLSTFTLGESSVSWYVVPFLTALFAITGWIGLRKSNQFFILTLLAFTILYLIVGVMGHGWYLPEISAIFLAMGILSGFANSEHPDTIIKQFLDGAKDMLSAAIVVGLAGGIIQVLQDGHIIDPILHSLASLMGDAGKMVSLGVMYFIQTLINLIIPSGSAKAALTMPIMAPFSDVIGLSRQATVMAYQFGDGFTNMITPTSAVLMGALGIARIPYEIWVKWFWKLLLLFVIVGLVLLIPTVVLPLNGF from the coding sequence ATGCTGAAACGAATTCCACATACATACACGATTATATCTTCTGTAATTTTGCTTTGTGCTGTCCTTTCTTGGATTATTCCTGCTGGGGAATACGTACGGCAAACAGTTGATGTGAATGGAGTGTTGCGTACGGTTATTATTGACCACTCATTTCATCCGGTGGAGCAGGCTCCGCAAACATGGCAAGTATTCAGTGCATTACTCGATGGATTCGTTCACCAAGCAGGTATTATAGCTTTTTTACTGATTATGGGCGGTGCATTTCAGATAATGAATAGTAGTCGTTCTATCGATGCTGGAATATTGTCTTTTCTCGATTTTACGAAAGGCCTAGAAAAGTATAAATTCATTAGAATATTGGGAGTGAACAACGTGGTAATCTCCTTGATTATTATTTTATTCAGTTTGTTCGGTGCAGTTTTCGGTATGAGTGAGGAGACTTTGGCATTTGTAATAATCATAGTTCCGTTGGCTATTTCGATGGGTTATGATTCCATTACCGGAATCTGTATGGTTTATGTTGCTGCGCATGTCGGCTTTTCAGGGGCAGTACTTAATCCTTTTACAATAGGGATTGCACAGGGACTTTCTGATTTGCCGTTGTTTTCGGGTTTTGAATATCGCATATTCTGTTGGGTGATACTTACAACCATTCTCATATTATTTGTTTTACGTTATGCTTCTGTCATCCGAAAAAATCCGAAGAAGTCTCCCATGTATGCTGCCGATGAATATTGGAGGAAAAGAGGGAAAGGAGTTGCCGCTCAGATCACTTGTGTGACCACACGTTCGGCATACATTATATATATGTTGGTGTTGGCGGCTTTGATACTTTTTTCTGTCTATTATCCTTTGAGTACGTTCACATTGGGTGAATCATCTGTCAGTTGGTATGTGGTTCCTTTCTTGACGGCATTGTTTGCCATAACAGGATGGATCGGATTACGGAAGTCCAATCAATTTTTCATTCTGACTTTACTTGCTTTTACTATTTTATACCTAATTGTCGGAGTGATGGGGCACGGATGGTATTTACCGGAAATTTCAGCAATCTTTTTAGCGATGGGCATACTCTCGGGCTTTGCTAATAGTGAACATCCGGATACTATCATTAAGCAATTTCTGGATGGAGCGAAAGATATGTTGTCGGCAGCTATTGTAGTCGGATTGGCCGGTGGTATCATTCAGGTATTGCAGGATGGACATATCATCGATCCTATTTTACATTCGCTTGCTTCGTTGATGGGAGATGCTGGGAAGATGGTTTCACTGGGCGTGATGTATTTCATACAAACTTTGATAAATCTTATTATACCTTCCGGTTCGGCAAAGGCAGCATTGACCATGCCTATTATGGCACCGTTTTCAGATGTTATCGGTTTGTCACGGCAGGCTACTGTGATGGCTTATCAGTTTGGAGATGGTTTTACGAATATGATAACACCTACTTCTGCCGTTCTGATGGGGGCATTGGGAATTGCCCGTATTCCTTATGAAATATGGGTGAAATGGTTTTGGAAGCTATTGCTTCTGTTTGTAATAGTGGGATTAGTTTTATTGATTCCTACAGTTGTGTTACCTTTAAATGGTTTTTGA
- a CDS encoding copper homeostasis protein CutC — MEKYQFEVCANSVESCVAAQMGGANRVELCAGIPEGGTTPSYGEISMAREIPGIKLHVIIRPRGGDFLYSPTETKCMLKDIEMARRIGADGVVFGCLTKEGDVDVPVMQELMNAATGLSVTFHRAFDVCRNPQKALEEIILLGCKRILTSGQQATAEAGIPLLKELHKQADGRIILLAGCGVNERNIAHIASETGINEFHFSAREAVDSDMQYRNPSVSMGGTVRIEEYVRQVTTADRVKNTIAAIRP, encoded by the coding sequence ATGGAAAAGTATCAATTCGAAGTATGTGCCAACTCTGTAGAAAGTTGTGTGGCAGCACAAATGGGAGGTGCCAACCGAGTAGAACTTTGTGCAGGAATACCGGAAGGAGGTACCACGCCTTCATATGGTGAGATCAGTATGGCAAGAGAAATACCTGGTATTAAACTCCATGTAATCATCCGTCCCCGCGGAGGAGATTTTCTGTATTCTCCTACGGAAACAAAATGCATGCTCAAAGATATAGAGATGGCTCGTAGAATAGGTGCCGATGGAGTAGTATTCGGTTGTCTAACGAAAGAGGGAGATGTGGACGTACCAGTCATGCAGGAACTGATGAATGCCGCTACCGGCTTATCCGTCACATTCCACAGGGCTTTCGATGTCTGCCGTAACCCGCAGAAAGCATTGGAAGAGATTATCTTGTTGGGATGCAAACGTATTCTTACTTCTGGGCAACAAGCAACTGCAGAAGCAGGAATCCCCTTGCTGAAAGAGCTACATAAGCAAGCGGACGGTCGAATTATCCTGCTGGCTGGATGTGGAGTAAACGAAAGGAACATTGCTCACATCGCTTCCGAAACGGGTATCAATGAATTCCATTTTTCAGCAAGAGAAGCCGTTGACAGCGATATGCAATATCGTAATCCATCCGTCTCAATGGGAGGAACGGTACGGATCGAAGAATATGTCCGGCAGGTGACCACGGCTGACAGAGTGAAAAATACTATCGCTGCAATCCGCCCGTAA
- the dinB gene encoding DNA polymerase IV — protein MERKIIHIDMDAFYASVEQRDCPELRGKPLAVGHAEERGVVAAASYEARRFGVRSAMSSQKAKRLCPQLVFVPGRMDVYKSVSRQIHEIFHEYTDLIEPLSLDEAFLDVTDNKQGILLAVDIAKEIKKRIREELSLVASAGVSYNKFLAKIASDYRKPDGLCTIHPDQALDFIANLPIESFWGVGPVTAKKMHQLGIHNGLQLRMCSLEMLIRQFGKAGTVYYDFARGIDLRPVEAVRIRKSIGCERTLEKDISLQSSVIIELYHVAVELIERLQRKGFKGNTLTLKIKFHDFTQITRSITQGNELTALDKILPLAKQLLKEVDYERHPIRLIGLSVSNPKEESDEHGVWEQLSFEFSNWG, from the coding sequence GTGGAACGAAAGATTATACATATTGACATGGATGCTTTTTATGCTTCCGTTGAACAGCGTGATTGTCCGGAATTACGAGGAAAGCCTTTGGCGGTAGGTCATGCAGAAGAACGGGGAGTTGTGGCTGCTGCCAGTTATGAGGCCCGTCGTTTTGGGGTGCGGTCTGCAATGTCATCACAAAAGGCAAAACGTTTGTGTCCGCAATTGGTTTTTGTCCCCGGCAGGATGGATGTGTATAAATCAGTTTCCCGGCAGATTCATGAGATTTTTCATGAATATACTGATCTCATCGAACCACTCTCCTTGGATGAAGCTTTCTTGGATGTTACTGATAATAAACAAGGAATTCTACTTGCCGTCGATATTGCGAAGGAAATAAAGAAACGTATCCGTGAAGAACTGAGTCTGGTTGCTTCTGCCGGAGTATCGTACAATAAATTTCTCGCAAAGATAGCTTCGGACTATCGTAAACCAGACGGACTCTGTACCATACATCCCGATCAAGCGTTAGATTTTATTGCGAATTTGCCTATTGAATCCTTCTGGGGCGTTGGACCGGTAACAGCCAAAAAGATGCATCAGCTGGGCATTCACAATGGATTACAATTACGGATGTGTTCATTGGAAATGCTAATTCGTCAATTTGGTAAGGCGGGGACTGTATATTATGATTTTGCCAGGGGAATTGATCTCAGACCAGTGGAAGCTGTCCGTATTCGAAAATCCATAGGATGCGAACGTACCTTGGAAAAAGATATTTCTTTGCAATCATCTGTCATTATCGAATTGTATCATGTCGCAGTGGAGTTGATTGAACGGTTGCAGCGGAAAGGTTTCAAAGGGAACACGTTGACTTTGAAGATTAAATTTCATGATTTTACCCAGATTACACGCAGTATAACGCAGGGAAATGAACTGACTGCTCTTGATAAAATACTTCCACTGGCTAAACAGTTGTTGAAGGAAGTAGATTATGAACGCCATCCGATTCGTTTGATAGGTCTTTCTGTGTCTAATCCAAAGGAAGAATCGGATGAACATGGTGTTTGGGAGCAATTGAGCTTTGAATTCAGCAACTGGGGCTAA